The genomic interval CGCCCAGCGCCGAGGTGTAGACGGTCGGGAAATCCAGCTGTTCGTCGGTCGCGCCGAGCGAGTCGAACAGATCGAAGGTCTGGGTCAGCACCCAGTCCGGGCGCGCGCCATCACGGTCGATCTTGTTGATCACCACGATCGGCTTGAGGCCCAGCTCGAATGCCTTTTCGGTCACGAAACGGGTCTGAGGCATGGGGCCGTCGACGGCATCGACGAGCAACAGCACCGAATCGACCATCGACAGCACGCGCTCGACCTCGCCGCCGAAGTCGGCATGGCCGGGCGTATCCACGATATTGATGCGATAGGCCTCGTCGGCGTCCGGATCGCGCCATTCGATTGCGGTGTTCTTGGACGTGATCGTGATCCCGCGCTCTTTTTCCAGATCGTTCGAATCCATGATCCGGTCGGCGACTTCCTCGCGCGCTTCGAAGGTGCCGGACTGTCGGAGCAGGCAGTCGACAAGCGTGGTCTTGCCGTGGTCGACGTGGGCGATAATCGCGATATTGCGAAGATTTTCGATCATTGAGAACCTCTGGCGACCCGCCGAGAAATGAAGGCGGCGAATCGAAATGCGCGCCGGACGGGCGCAAAACCCGCGTATTATCGGGTATTGCGCGCGCCTCGGCTAGCCGGGCAGGCGAAATGCCCGGCGCGTGCCGCCTGGAGGGCCCGTAAGGCCACCCGGGTGCGCCCGGCGCATGCCATACTCGCGCCGATGAGCGTGCGCAGACCGTCTCCGGACAACCCGCTATCGTCTGGTGCCGGACTGGCACGCGGCACGTCCGCTTTTCGTCGGGCGAACATCGCGCTGTTCGCTGCCGGGTTCGCGACTTTTTCATCGCTGTATACCGTCCAGCCACTGATGCCGCTGTTCTCGCACACCTTCAATATCAGTGCGACGGCGAGCAGCCTGTCGCTATCGGTGACCACCGCCATTCTCGCCGTTACGCTGTTCATGGCCGGCCTGATGTCGGAGGCGATCGACCGGCGCCGGATGATGAGCGCATCGTTGCTGGCCTCGGCCGCGCTGTCGGTGATCGCTGCCTTCGCGCCTGGCTGGTATGGCCTGCTCACCGCACGAGCACTCGAAGGGATCGCACTCGGCGGTGTGCCGGCCCTGGCGATGGCCTATCTTTCGGAAGAGATCCGCGCCGGGGACCTCGGTTTTGCGATGGGATTGTATGTGGGCGGCAGTGCCTTCGGCGGCATGTCCGGCCGCGTGCTTGCAGGCGTAATTGCCGATATCGGCGGCTGGCGGGCCGCGATCGGTAGTGTGGGCACGCTCGGTTTCGTGAGTGCGGCGGTGTTCGTCTGGCTGCTGCCGCCGTCGCGTCATTTCGTGGCCCGCCGCGGGCTCGGCCTGCGCGATCATCTGGCCCCGATCGGCCGCCATCTGCGCCATCCGGCGCTACCCTGGCTGTTCGTCTGCGGTTTCGTGCTCATGGGCGGCTTCGTGAGCCTCTACAACTATATCGGTTATCGCCTGGCGGGGCCGCCATTCCGGATGAGCCAGAGCGCGATCGGGTCGATCTTCGTGGTTTACCTGCTGGGCATCGCCGCGTCGGCGATCTTCGGCCGGCTCGCCGATCGCTACGGGCGCGCACCGGCGCTCGTGAGTGCTTTCGCGCTGATGTGCGCCGGGCTTGCCTGCATGTGGCCGAACAGCCTGGTCATGATCGTGCTGGGGCTGGCCCTGGTCACCACCGGTTTCTTCGCCGGCCATTCGGTGGCCAGCGGCTGGGTCGGGCCGCTCGCCGAGACCGGCAAGGGCCAGGCAGCCGGCTTGTATCTGCTGGCCTATTATCTCGGTTCCAGCGTCGTCGGTTCACTGGGCGGCGTGTTCTGGCAGGCCGCCGGCTGGTCCGGCGTCGAGTTGATGGTGGCCGTGGTGCTGGCGATCGGGGTGGTGGCGGTCGTGCGTCTGGCGTATTGGCAGCGCCGTGTCGGTCGCGCGCTTCAGTGAGCGCTGAAGCCGCCGGTGAACGTCTGATAGAGCAGGAACATATTCAGTGAGATCACCACGCCCGCAATGGCCCAGGCAGCTACGGTGGTCGCACGCCGGTTGACCAGCGTACCCATGATCTCGCGGTTGGAACAGAACAGCAGCAGGGGGATCAGCGCGAACGGAATACCGAACGACAGCACCACCTGGCTCATCACCAGCGCGGTCGTGGCGTCCACGCCGGCGCCGATAATCAGCAGCGCCGGCGCCATCGTGATCATGCGACGGGCGAACAGCGGAATCTGGCGGCGGATGAAGCCCTGCATGACCACCTGACCGCTCATCGTACCGACCGACGAACTGGAGAAACCGCTGGCCAGCAGGCCGATGCCGAACAAGGTCGCCGCAACCGGGCCGGCCTGTTCGCCAAGCCGGGCGAATGCGGCCTCGATCGTGGCGACCGGTTCGCCCACGCCGAAGAACAAGCCCGCGGCCATCACGAGCATGGCGGCATTGATCAGGCCGGCCACGCCCATGGCGATGAGAATATCGAAGAATTCAAAGCGGAAGATCCGGTGGCGTTCGGCGGCCGTACGCCCGATCACTCGCCGCTGGGTCAGCGCGGAATGCAGGTAGATCACGTGGGGCATGACCGTTGCGCCGAGGATGCCGGCAGCAAGCATTACGCTCGAGCTGCCCTGGAAGCCCGGAACCAGGCCGCGAGCCAGCGCGCCCGGGTCCGGGCGGGCGACATAAACCTCATAGGCGAACGAGACGACCACGACGCCCACGAGCGTGGTGATCACCGCTTCCAGCGGCCGGAAACCGCGGCGCTGGAGCTCGAGCAGGCCGAACGAGAACACGCCGGTGATCAGTGCGGCCGGAAACAGCGCGATGCCGAACAGCAGATGCAGGCCCAGCGCGCCGCCGATGAACTCGGCCAGGTCGGTGGCGATGGCGATGATTTCGGCCTGAATCCACAGCGCGAACGTCACCGGACGGCTGAATCGTTCCCGACACACCTCCGGCACGTTCTTGCCGGTGGCGATGCCGAGCTTGGCCGACATCGACTGGATGAGAATCGCCATCAGATTGGCCGTGATGACCACCCACAGCAGCAGATAGCCGAAGCTCGACCCGGCCTGGATATTGGTCGCGAAGTTGCCGGGGTCGATATAGGCTACGGCCGCAATGAACGCCGGTCCGAGAAACGGCAGCAATCCCTTGAGACCACGCTGGCGGCCGCTCAGCGCGGCTTCGGCCGCGCGAATCGTGGCCTGCTCGCCCGGCAGCCGGTCCATGGAAGTATCCGCGCCGGTACTCATGGCCGACCCCTGCGCGATCCGACGCCAAACGAATAGAGCAGGTCGTGCATTAGTGGGCCATTACAATAAAACTTAGCATTGGCTTAAAAGTAAGCCGCGCTGTGGTGGCCGTCAATAGCGCCTGAAGTTCACCAACTGCTTCACTGACGACGCTGCGATAGCAAAATCGGTTGTGCTCAGTACAATCGGCTCATGAATCAATCGCGTGAACCCTCGTCGTGCCTGCCGGATGTATTGGCCGGGCCGATTCTGCGCCGCGTGGGCGCGCGTCGGATGGTGCTGTGGCTGGCCACGAGCCGGCCGCTGACGTTGCAGCTGGCGCTGTACCGGGCGGACGACGGCGACCAGCACACGCCCGACGATGTGGTGGATCTGGCCGATCACGCGCGCTCGATCCGGGTGGGCGAACGAGCATGGATCGTGCTGATCGATATCGATTTCGATCGGGCCGGGCTGGCCGATCTGGCCTCCGATCGGGCGATTGGCTACGACCTCAGGTTGGGCCCCGACGGGTATTCGCTCGCCGAGGCCGAGCCGGGTCTGTGCTACGCCGGCGAGCGCCGCCCGCGGTTCGTTCGGCGGCGACGGCTGGATAACGTGCTGCACGGCTCCTGTCGGCGTCCACACCATCCGTCGGCCGACGGCATGGCGCGCGCCGATCGCTGGCTGGGCGAGCGCCGCGGCAACAGCGCCGGCTGGCCGACGGTGATGCTGCTCACCGGGGACCAGATCTATGCCGACGACGTGGCGGGCCCGATGCTGCGGGCCATTCATACGCTGGTGGGCCGGCTGGAACTCTGGCCGGAGCAATTGGCGGGCTCGACGGTCGAGGACAGTGCAGGCTTGTATGCCTGCGAGCGTTGTTATTACCAGCGCGACGAACTGCTGCCCCGAGAAAAATCCAGCCATGCGCTGCGTGAGCGGTTCTTCGGCGGCACCGAAAAGCCGGTATTCACTTCGGCCAGTTCCGGCAACCACCTGATCACCCTCGGCGAAGTGCTGGCGATGTATCTGCTGTGCTGGTCGGATGCCCCGTGGCGGCAGCTTAGCTACACCCCGCCGGACATGACCGCCGAAGAACGTGAGCGCTACGACGAGGAAGCCGGCGTGATCGCCGACTTCGCCGCCGAACTGCCGGCGGTGCGCCGGATCATGGCGAACACCCCCACGGCAATGATCTTCGACGATCACGATATCACCGACGACTGGAACCTCACCGGGCTCTGGATGGACAGCGCCTACGGGCACCCGTTTTCCAAGCGCATCATCGGTAATGCGCTGATCGCCTATCTGCTCTGCCAGGGGTGGGGCAATCGGCCCGAGGCGTTCGAAGGCCGAGTCGATACGGCGCTCAACGACTATGCACGCGCTCCCGGCCCACCGACCCACGACGCCCTGGTCGATACGCTGCTTACATTCCATGACTGGGGGTTCGTACTCGAAACCGATCCGGCGGTGGTGGTGCTGGATACGCGCACCCGCCGCTGGCGCCGGCAGCGGCGCCCGGCACACCCGTCCGGGCTGATGGACTGGGAGGCGCTGTCGGACATGCAGGCCAACTTCATGGGCCGCGACAGCGTGGTCATCGTCTCTGCTGCGCCGATCTTTGGCGTCAAGCTCATCGAGAACGTCCAGCGCGTGTTCACCTGGTTCGGCAAACCGCTGATGGTCGACGCCGAGAACTGGATGGCCCATGCCGGCGCGGCCCATACGCTGCTCAACATCTTCCGTCACCGGGGGACACCACAGAACTTCACGGTGCTGTCCGGAGACGTGCACTATTCGTTCGTCTACGACGTGACGCTGCGCTATGCGCGTCACCGGCAGCGTATCTGGC from Salinisphaera sp. T31B1 carries:
- a CDS encoding MFS transporter, coding for MRRPSPDNPLSSGAGLARGTSAFRRANIALFAAGFATFSSLYTVQPLMPLFSHTFNISATASSLSLSVTTAILAVTLFMAGLMSEAIDRRRMMSASLLASAALSVIAAFAPGWYGLLTARALEGIALGGVPALAMAYLSEEIRAGDLGFAMGLYVGGSAFGGMSGRVLAGVIADIGGWRAAIGSVGTLGFVSAAVFVWLLPPSRHFVARRGLGLRDHLAPIGRHLRHPALPWLFVCGFVLMGGFVSLYNYIGYRLAGPPFRMSQSAIGSIFVVYLLGIAASAIFGRLADRYGRAPALVSAFALMCAGLACMWPNSLVMIVLGLALVTTGFFAGHSVASGWVGPLAETGKGQAAGLYLLAYYLGSSVVGSLGGVFWQAAGWSGVELMVAVVLAIGVVAVVRLAYWQRRVGRALQ
- a CDS encoding Nramp family divalent metal transporter — translated: MSTGADTSMDRLPGEQATIRAAEAALSGRQRGLKGLLPFLGPAFIAAVAYIDPGNFATNIQAGSSFGYLLLWVVITANLMAILIQSMSAKLGIATGKNVPEVCRERFSRPVTFALWIQAEIIAIATDLAEFIGGALGLHLLFGIALFPAALITGVFSFGLLELQRRGFRPLEAVITTLVGVVVVSFAYEVYVARPDPGALARGLVPGFQGSSSVMLAAGILGATVMPHVIYLHSALTQRRVIGRTAAERHRIFRFEFFDILIAMGVAGLINAAMLVMAAGLFFGVGEPVATIEAAFARLGEQAGPVAATLFGIGLLASGFSSSSVGTMSGQVVMQGFIRRQIPLFARRMITMAPALLIIGAGVDATTALVMSQVVLSFGIPFALIPLLLFCSNREIMGTLVNRRATTVAAWAIAGVVISLNMFLLYQTFTGGFSAH
- a CDS encoding alkaline phosphatase family protein translates to MNQSREPSSCLPDVLAGPILRRVGARRMVLWLATSRPLTLQLALYRADDGDQHTPDDVVDLADHARSIRVGERAWIVLIDIDFDRAGLADLASDRAIGYDLRLGPDGYSLAEAEPGLCYAGERRPRFVRRRRLDNVLHGSCRRPHHPSADGMARADRWLGERRGNSAGWPTVMLLTGDQIYADDVAGPMLRAIHTLVGRLELWPEQLAGSTVEDSAGLYACERCYYQRDELLPREKSSHALRERFFGGTEKPVFTSASSGNHLITLGEVLAMYLLCWSDAPWRQLSYTPPDMTAEERERYDEEAGVIADFAAELPAVRRIMANTPTAMIFDDHDITDDWNLTGLWMDSAYGHPFSKRIIGNALIAYLLCQGWGNRPEAFEGRVDTALNDYARAPGPPTHDALVDTLLTFHDWGFVLETDPAVVVLDTRTRRWRRQRRPAHPSGLMDWEALSDMQANFMGRDSVVIVSAAPIFGVKLIENVQRVFTWFGKPLMVDAENWMAHAGAAHTLLNIFRHRGTPQNFTVLSGDVHYSFVYDVTLRYARHRQRIWQIVSSGIKNEFPRTLLDWFDRLNRWLYAPYSPLNWFTKRRRMRVSPRRPSPASHGERLVNGAGMGFVRFNSAGQPTEIRELGADDHDVTFDETDEIET